A genomic window from Ischnura elegans chromosome 10, ioIscEleg1.1, whole genome shotgun sequence includes:
- the LOC124166647 gene encoding piggyBac transposable element-derived protein 4-like — protein sequence MADAMLRDEDILRELRREWDDSGTSDDAELSEDDPDFILNEVTSDLDSSDSSSTSDCETEAAAMNQRGLRGRRGRPRGRGGRRIMADAQDGGWSEIDHVPNINVFTGMSGMVEETGLDKTTPLADFFSYFFDDDIIKIIKEQSNLYARQILQKKRSLNQISPNSRLLKWKTVTLGDVRKFLAIILHMSISERPSLANHWSTDPVISCNFCPSVMSRDRFLSILANFHLNDNTSAKKKGEAGFDPLHKVRPMFELLRSRFQCAYQPAEDVTIDEGMCAFRGRLSFKQYMPQKPSRYGIKLYMLSESDSGYIWNFDVFCGQDNVVKDVVTRLLGNLAGKGHTLYTDRYYTSPLLAMELEGLQTGLVGTTQKNRRGMPSALRNPQLSRGEQVYRRKGNVLVLCWKDKRDVYIISTRHTSEMVTYSDRRGNQRTKPAAVVNYNKKKFGVDLSDQRMSYGVFDHRSMKWWRKLAFHMILMTVQNACVLYNQVTGKKIPMTSFMKELCSDLAITQEEPSSGPGPSGGHLTRLSGKHFLSRIPIPPEKKKAQRRCKVCSDKGTEQAGKARRKDTSFECKICHLGFCVSPCFQIYHTKKNYVT from the exons ATGGCCGACGCTATGCTCCGTGATGAAGATATTCTTAGAGAACTACGTCGGGAATGGGATGACAGTGGCACTTCTGATGATGCTGAACTTAGTGAAGATGATCCAGATTTCATTTTAAACGAAGTGACATCTGACTTAG ATTCGAGTGACAGCAGTAGCACCAGTGATTGTGAGACCGAAGCAGCGGCCATGAATCAAAGGGGTTTGAGAGGTAGAAGAGGGCGGCCACGAGGCAGAGGAGGACGAAGGATCATGGCAGATGCACAAGATGGAGGTTGGAGTGAAATAGACCATGTTccaaatataaatgttttcaccGGAATGTCTGGTATGGTTGAGGAAACTGGTCTCGACAAAACCACTCctcttgctgattttttttcttatttttttgatgatgatattataaaaatcatcaAGGAACAATCAAATCTTTATGCTCggcaaattttacagaaaaagagGAGTTTGAATCAAATATCTCCTAACAGCAGGCTGCTGAAGTGGAAAACTGTTACACTGGGTGATGTGCGAAAATTCCTAGCAATTATTTTGCACATGAGCATCAGTGAGAGGCCATCTTTGGCCAATCATTGGAGCACAGATCCGGTCATATCATGTAATTTCTGCCCTAGTGTCATGAGTAGGGATAGATTCCTATCCATCTTagctaattttcatttgaatgataaCACCAGTGCAAAGAAGAAAGGGGAGGCAGGTTTTGACCCTCTACACAAGGTTCGTCCCATGTTCGAGTTGCTCAGAAGTAGATTTCAATGTGCATACCAACCGGCAGAGGATGTGACCATCGATGAAGGCATGTGTGCATTCAGAGGGAGGCTAAGTTTCAAGCAATACATGCCTCAGAAACCTAGCCGTTATGGCATCAAGTTATATATGCTCTCTGAATCTGATTCTGGGTATATTTGGAACTTCGACGTATTTTGCGGTCAGGACAATGTTGTGAAAGATGTTGTTACAAGGCTTCTTGGAAACTTAGCCGGAAAAGGGCATACTTTGTATACAGACAGGTACTATACAAGTCCCTTGCTTGCCATGGAATTGGAAGGTCTCCAAACGGGGTTGGTAGGAACAACGCAAAAAAATAGGAGAGGGATGCCCAGTGCTCTTCGTAATCCTCAACTAAGTCGTGGGGAACAAGTTTACAGGAGGAAAGGTAATGTACTCGTGTTATGTTGGAAGGATAAGCGTGATGTATACATCATAAGTACACGACATACATCAGAAATGGTGACCTATAGTGATAGAAGAGGTAACCAAAGAACTAAGCCAGCTGCAGTGGTGaactataataagaaaaaatttggTGTAGACCTTTCTGACCAGCGTATGTCCTATGGTGTATTTGACCACCGTAGTATGAAATGGTGGAGGAAATTAGCTTTCCACATGATTTTGATGACAGTACAAAATGCATGTGTCTTGTATAACCAAGTTAcagggaaaaaaattccaatgacaTCTTTCATGAAGGAACTCTGCAGTGACCTTGCAATTACTCAGGAAGAACCTTCATCAGGACCTGGTCCCAGTGGAGGTCATCTAACCCGTCTCTCcggaaaacattttctcagtagaATACCAATTCCCCCAGAAAAGAAAAAGGCTCAAAGAAGATGTAAAGTGTGCTCTGACAAGGGTACAGAGCAAGCAGGGAAGGCAAGGAGAAAGGACACATCTTTTGAGTGCAAAATTTGCCATTTAGGATTTTGTGTATCTccatgctttcaaatatatcatacaaaaaaaaattatgtaacataA